In one Culex quinquefasciatus strain JHB chromosome 2, VPISU_Cqui_1.0_pri_paternal, whole genome shotgun sequence genomic region, the following are encoded:
- the LOC119766462 gene encoding uncharacterized protein LOC119766462, translating to MFVANRTSKNLQFLSRKHWLHMSPKNHPADYASRGITPLELFYGPSWLKEIKNYWRTEPLGEVQEDKLLEMRTTIPCLFASAVLPPWCDHETLIFLLTRYSDLAHIWAYLVLEQPSAAQLSGPLTPKKINDACLQLARAAQHDSFQTEIDCLVKNAPLPGNSKLKTLFPFVDVDGTLRVGGRLQNSNQPYDVRHPVIIPKEHRYTNLLLSEVQLRNLHAGPTLMIATLNQRYWIVGCQTALLQNEGENRDAAEACLPYGRTRLVLSCTATVKGYVVAFVCLATKAVHLEAVSDLSTSAFLTALKRMFALRGISSEIWSDRGTNFVGADRHIREHLQSPELNRAVNQYMSVLKVKWTFITPSAPHMGGIWEAAVKSMKKHLRVVLGNTTLTYEDLSTVLTQIEACLNSRPFCKLFALPDSYEALTPGHFIINQPLNLLLEPDISHIKKGRLDM from the exons ATGTTCGTGGCCAACCGCACATCCAAGAATCTGCAGTTTCTGTCGCGCAAACACTGGCTCCACATGTCGCCCAAGAACCACCCGGCCGACTACGCGTCCCGGGGAATCACGCCGCTTGAGCTGTTTTACGGCCCCAGCTGGCTGAAAGAGATCAAGAATTACTGGCGCACTGAACCACTGGGCGAGGTCCAAGAGGATAAGCTGCTGGAGATGCGGACTACGATCCCCTGTCTGTTCGCGAGCGCCGTGCTGCCGCCCTGGTGTGACCACGAAACGCTGATTTTCCTGCTCACCCGCTACTCGGATCTGGCTCACATCTGGGCGTATCTTGTGCTGGAACAACCGTCTGCGGCTCAACTCTCTG GACCGCTGACGCCGAAGAAGATCAACGACGCTTGTTTGCAACTGGCGCGAGCGGCTCAACACGACAGCTTCCAGACGGAAATCGATTGCCTGGTCAAGAACGCACCGCTTCCAGGCAACAGCAAGCTCAAGACTTTGTTTCCGTTCGTCGACGTAGATGGCACTCTGCGGGTTGGTGGCCGACTCCAGAACTCCAACCAGCCGTACGACGTGCGCCATCCTGTGATCATCCCGAAAGAGCACCGGTACACGAACTTGCTGCTGTCAGAAGTCCAACTTCGCAACCTGCACGCAGGGCCAACTCTGATGATCGCCACACTCAACCAAAGATATTGGATCGTTGGCTGCCAAACCGCGCTGCTGCAGAATGAAGGCGAAAACCGCGACGCAGCTGAAGCCTGCCTTCCGTACGGACGAACCCGGCTCGTCCTTTCGTGCACTGCG ACAGTGAAGGGTTACGTCGTTGCCTTCGTTTGCCTCGCGACCAAGGCAGTGCACCTAGAAGCCGTTTCCGACCTGTCCACGAGCGCGTTCTTGACCGCCCTCAAGCGCATGTTCGCCCTTCGTGGGATAAGCAGCGAGATCTGGTCCGACCGCGGAACCAACTTCGTGGGCGCGGACCGACACATCCGAGAGCACCTGCAGTCACCTGAGCTCAACCGAGCTGTCAACCAGTACATGTCGGTCCTCAAGGTGAAGTGGACGTTCATCACTCCATCCGCCCCCCACATGGGAGGAATCTGGGAAGCGGCGGTGAAGAGTATGAAGAAGCACCTCCGAGTGGTGCTCGGGAACACGACGCTGACGTACGAGGACCTTTCGACCGTCTTGACGCAGATCGAGGCGTGCTTGAACTCGCGTCCCTTTTGCAAGCTCTTTGCGTTGCCTGACTCATACGAGGCCCTCACGCCGGGCCACTTTATCATCAACCAGCCGCTCAACCTGCTGCTGGAACCGGACATCAGCCACATCAAGAAAGGCCGTCTGGACATGTGA